A genomic segment from Saimiri boliviensis isolate mSaiBol1 chromosome 14, mSaiBol1.pri, whole genome shotgun sequence encodes:
- the LOC101032386 gene encoding olfactory receptor 7A10 produces MEPMNDTRILGFLLLGLSEEPELQPVIFGLFLSMHLTTAFGNLLIILAISSDSHLHTPMYFFLFNLSFVDICVTSTTIPKTLSNIQTHSKVITYAGCVTQLYFSVLFIGLDSLLLTVMAYDRFVAICHPLRYMVIMNPQLCGLLVLVSWIMSALHSLTESLMALSLLFCTDLKILHFFCELNQIIHIACSDTCLNNLVMYLSAVLLGGGPLAGILYSYSKIASSIRAISSAKGKYKAFSTCASHLSVVSLFYCTGLGVYLSSAATHNSLSSTAASVMYTVVTPMLNPFIYSLRNKDIKEAVRQFFRRKK; encoded by the coding sequence ATGGAACCCATGAATGATACAAGGATTTTAGGATTTCTTCTTCTGGGACTTTCAGAGGAACCAGAATTGCAGCCCGTTATCTTTGGACTCTTCCTCTCCATGCATCTGACAACTGCGTTTGGAAACCTGCTCATCATCCTGGCCATCAGCTCTGATTCCCACCTCCATACCCCCAtgtacttcttccttttcaacctGTCCTTTGTAGACATCTGTGTTACCTCCACCACGATTCCAAAGACACTATCAAACATCCAGACACACAGCAAAGTCATCACCTATGCAGGCTGTGTCACCCAGTTGTACTTTTCTGTACTCTTTATAGGGTTGGACAGCTTACTCCTGACCGTGATGGCCTATGACCGATTTGTGGCCATCTGTCACCCCCTGCGCTACATGGTCATCATGAACCCTCAGCTCTGTGGACTGCTGGTTCTGGTGTCCTGGATCATGAGTGCCCTGCATTCCTTGACAGAAAGCTTAATGGCATTATCACTGCTCTTTTGTACAGACTTGAAAATCCTCCACTTTTTCTGTGAACTTAATCAGATAATCCACATTGCCTGTTCTGACACCTGTCTTAATAACCTGGTGATGTATTTGTCAGCTGTGCTGCTGGGCGGTGGTCCTCTCGCTGGGATCCTGTACTCTTACTCTAAGATAGCTTCCTCTATACGTGCAATCTCATCAGCTAAGGGGAAGTACAAGGCATTTTCCACCTGTGCATCTCACCTCTCAGTTGTCTCCTTATTTTATTGTACAGGCCTAGGGGTGTACCTGAGTTCTGCTGCAACCCACAACTCACTCTCAAGTACAGCAGCCTCGGTGATGTACACTGTGGTCACCCCCATGCTGAACCCCTTCATCTACAGCCTGAGGAATAAAGACATAAAGGAGGCTGTAAGACAATTcttcagaaggaagaaataa